A region of Vespula vulgaris chromosome 1, iyVesVulg1.1, whole genome shotgun sequence DNA encodes the following proteins:
- the LOC127069770 gene encoding tubulin glycylase 3A-like, which translates to MQWEQTECIYSRGDNVVSSDKDTWIENSKNDYDNIKNIDPKWQISLISENCMIKKHNQGWQICPKNMDENQDDVKIIVEEKKSAAICCNRDNIDDLLEEENKENESDHGSILLKECLRLLTTSDARINFILKILTKALNERKIFVISGIFPVIRRPLNKRGWIEKKAIRKMISLACVTNEGGLEQVEKLLRQPANLIWYTNKKAVAIRTDEKTLINKFAGCYFTSKIDMCNNLENVSWFYEAGVSNIQFPRCYNFYQTIQIEEFKHDFYITACTGILKWFLFLTSIAGPNSAWAPDGTIPINAILFALERCVEYLSVRIHEDIDRDDYKDAPATVWNQFLDWYGNIINHHAILKTNDKVDINELLTLTDNILREMSRCRPQSRVDGMRNIWILKPGDKSLGRGIVLKNSLNDILHKVNQAAKEGMQYVVQKYIERPLLVHKTKIDVRQWFLITSTQPLIVWMYKDILIRFASRNFTLDDFHESIHLCNTTVQYKYRKLPRTNLHLPSEFHWDLQNFKDYLRSRNEETAWEKIIRPSIKQNLIGALLASQDYMVNRKNSFQLYGADFVIMDDFSVWLIEINTNPRLHPPSSTVTAKLYPEVIEDTIKIIIDRRKGRKTLHGKFECIFKQRHAFYGVNVLGQGTSLGIRGKKI; encoded by the exons ATGCAATGGGAACAAACAGAATGCATATACTCTCGAGGAGACAATGTGGTGTCCTCGGACAAAGATACTTGGATCGAGAATTCGAAGaatgattatgataatataaaaaatattgatcctAAATGGCAAATATCTTTAATTTCAGAAAATTGTATGATCAAAAAACATAATCAAGGTTGGCAG ATCTGTCCGAAAAATATGGATGAAAATCAGGACGACGTGAAGATTAtagtcgaagagaaaaaaagtgctGCTATATGTTGTAATCGTGACAATATCGATGATCttttggaagaagaaaataaagaaaacgaatccGATCATGGCAGTATATTGTTAAAAGAATGTTTGAGACTATTAACAACCTCCGACgcaagaattaatttcatattaaaaattttaacgaaagcTTTGAACGAACGCAAGATTTTCGTGATTTCTGGAATATTCCCGGTAATAAGAAGACCTTTGAATAAACGTGGTTGGATTGAAAAAAAAGCtattagaaaaatgatttcgttGGCATGTGTAACGAACGAAG GCGGATTAGAACAAGTAGAGAAGTTATTACGACAACCTGCTAACTTGATATGGTATACCAACAAGAAGGCAGTTGCGATACGAACGGACGAAAAAAcgttaataaacaaatttgcaGGATGTTATTTCACGTCAAAa aTCGATATGtgtaataatttagaaaacgTTTCTTGGTTTTACGAAGCTGGCGTATCTAACATTCAATTTCCTCGatgttacaatttttatcag ACCATACAAATCGAAGAATTCAAACACGATTTTTATATCACTGCATGTACTGGAATTTTGAAatggtttttgtttttaacaagTATAGCAGGACCTAACTCTGCATGGGCTCCGGATGGAACAATTCCTATAAATGCAATTTTATTTGCTCTCGAACGTTGTGTGGAATATTTAAG cgTAAGAATACACGAAGACATAGATAGAGATGATTACAAGGACGCTCCTGCAACCGTTTGGAATCAATTTTTAGATTGGTatggaaatataataaatcatcatgccattttaaaaacaaatgacAAGGTTGATATAAAC GAACTGTTAACGTTAACTGATAACATTTTAAGAGAGATGTCAAGGTGTCGTCCACAAAGTCGTGTTGATGGTATGCGAAATATATGGATTTTAAAGCCTGGTGATAAGAGTCTAGGAAGAGGTATTGTtcttaaaaattctttgaacGATATATTGCATAAAGTAAACCAAGCTGCGAAGGAGGGAATGCAATATGTTGTTCAGAAATATATTG aacgGCCATTACTTGTTCACAAGACAAAAATAGATGTTAGACAGTGGTTTCTAATAACCAGTACGCAACCGCTCATTGTATGGATGTACaa AGATATTCTAATACGCTTTGCATCAAGAAATTTCACGCTCGACGATTTCCACGAGTCTATTCACTTATGTAATACAACTGTACAatacaaatatagaaaattaccTAGAACCAATCTACATTTACCAAGCGAATTCCATTGGGATCTTCAAAATTTTAAAGACTATCTcag atcgagaaacgaagagacaGCATGGGAAAAAATTATCAGACCAAGTATCAAACAGAATCTGATAGGTGCGCTATTAGCATCTCAGGATTATATGGTGAATCGGAAGAATAGTTTTCAATTGTATGGTGCAGATTTTGTAATAATGGACGATTTTTCTGTTTGGCTCATTGAAATCAATACGAATCCTCGATTGCATCCACCTAGTAGTACTGTTACTGCAAAACTTTATCCAGAAGTTATCGAAGACAccataaaaa ttATTATAGATCGTCGAAAAGGTCGAAAGACGTTACATGGTAAATTCGAATGCATTTTCAAACAACGTCATGCATTTTATGGGGTCAACGTTTTAGGTCAAGGAACAAGTCTTGGTATACGAGGGAAAAAAATCTGA
- the LOC127069635 gene encoding tubulin glycylase 3A-like isoform X1, translating into MNAINDAPPSFWKFGEEKVENKNTENIDNSVVKCDDQLEIHHDAKKNEEKLTEDSPCEVMDSDLSMELSPTLQERFLRIKQKVKDAINARHTFMIYGRARVIRETLLKRGWCEKLFRRNSNVEQYLHIESNPIILLRGIGDLKDQQNERQLISRMLSNHTVDFLWNTGSEWPGWPSQENKTTVFNRFYRAGFTSKIGLCSNVRQMHWYYEAGVANTLFPRCYNICQGDQMHAFIEDFRFTTCLSLLKWLVDKIDTEGENATRSPTGTIPLKALDFAIKRCSDYISAQSHEDIDRETEKVWSHQWDQFIGWYYKIVSDDAVFIRNNVPFHKYFLAARHLLKKIKKYWPQIDMDGIMNVWILKPGNKSRGRGIVLMNKLDQVIAKVNPSTKADARYVVQKYIERPLLIYNTKFDIRQWFIVTCAQPLTVWMFKESYLRFCSQKFSLTDFHESIHLCNHAVQCKYKNSIDRDPALPTDNMWDATTFKEYLRSQGHGEAWDEHIYPGMKQGLVGSLLASQEAMDRRKNSFELYGADFMVMDDFSVWLIEINSHPDMSYSSSVTTRLCRQVMEDTIKGNDVHFAMYDIYSHSFFCFTSTVVVDYRENKNADTGQFELAYKQRMPSCQPYLGAALSLQGTRILASEKKSNWNLHDSKTSLTSKPPVVPLTKKKSVVHSQIGPVIVDLIEELEIQLDQEFYSYYKTESPNHRQALPATAPVFPRGSKSSVPFEKPDRMTKSTSAGTVRTRACMKHSHLDQSKVTYKEKTSNQKITRKVRTTPITTNAKREVSSTRQTLLSKIMALQQQSSYTVPKVNKSFKKNEEKMIHTAVRDAMKKYKRTGNITANVPTIPPLPSLLTPRNKVTHTSTIKNKSRTYSKKTNEKRNKVMTDVPDIYAFGLSLTK; encoded by the exons ATGAATGCCATCAACGATGCACCGCCAAGTTTCTGGAAATTCGGTGAGGAAAAAgtggaaaacaaaaatacggAGAACATCGATAATTCTGTCGTAAAGTGTGACGATCAACTAGAGATTCATCACGACGctaaaaaaaatgaggaaaagCTTACAGaag ATTCTCCTTGCGAGGTCATGGACTCTGATTTATCAATGGAATTATCACCGACACTGCAAGAAAGATTTTTACGTATCAAACAGAAAGTGAAAGATGCTATAAATGCTCGTCATACGTTTATGATATACGGAAGAGCAAGAGTGATTCGTGAAACTTTGCTTAAGAGAGGATGGTGCGAAAAATTGTTTAGAAGAAATTCAAATG tCGAACAGTATTTACACATCGAGTCTAAtccaataatattattgagaGGTATCGGTGACTTGAAAGACCAACAAAATGAGAGACAATTAATTTCAAGAATGCTGAGCAATCATACCGTTGACTTCTTATGGAATACAGGATCGGAATGGCCCGGTTGGCCTtcgcaagaaaataaaaccaCGGTGTTCAATAGGTTCTATCGCGCTGGCTTTACTTCTAAG ATTGGTCTATGTTCAAACGTCAGACAGATGCATTGGTATTACGAGGCTGGAGTAGCCAACACTCTATTTCCACGTTGCTATAATATATGTCAGGGTGATCAGATGCATGCATTTATTGAAGATTTTCG ATTCACCACTTGCCTGAGTCTCTTGAAGTGGCTGGTAGACAAAATCGATACCGAAGGTGAGAACGCAACGCGATCACCAACAGGTACGATACCTTTGAAAGCTCTCGACTTTGCTATCAAAAGATGCAGCGATTATATCAGTGCACAATCGCACGAGGACATCGATCGAGAAACTGAAAAGGTTTGGTCTCATCAATGGGACCAGTTTATTGGAtggtattataaaattgtttcagACGATGCTGTATTCATTCGCAACAATGTACCTTTTCAT aaatacttCCTGGCAGCACgacatttgttaaaaaagattaaaaagtattGGCCACAGATCGATATGGATGGTATTATGAACGTTTGGATATTAAAACCAGGAAATAAAAGTCGTGGTCGTGGGATAGTATTAATGAACAAACTCGACCAAGTTATTGCAAAAGTTAATCCCTCGACCAAAGCAGATGCTCGTTATGtcgttcaaaaatatattg AACGGCcacttttaatttataacacAAAATTCGATATAAGACAGTGGTTCATCGTGACGTGTGCACAACCCTTAACTGTATGGATGTTTAA aGAGAGCTATCTACGATTTTGTTCGCAAAAATTCTCCCTTACGGATTTTCACGAGTCGATTCATCTCTGCAATCACGCGGTTCAATGCAAGTATAAAAATAGCATTGATAGAGATCCAGCACTTCCGACAGATAATATGTGGGATGCTACGACTTTCAAAGAGTATTTGAG ATCTCAAGGTCATGGTGAAGCATGGGACGAGCATATTTATCCTGGTATGAAGCAAGGTTTAGTGGGATCCCTTTTGGCCAGTCAGGAAGCGATGGATCGTCGAAAAAATAGTTTTGAATTATACGGAGCCGACTTTATGGTTATGGACGATTTTTCTGTGTGGCTTATCGAAATTAACAGTCATCCAGATATGAGCTATTCTAGTAGCGTGACTACACGTTTATGTAGACAAGTCATGGAGGATACTATCAAAGGTAATGATGTCCATTTTGcgatgtatgatatatattcacactcttttttttgttttacatcGACAGTGGTAGTAgattatcgagaaaataagaacGCTGATACAGGACAATTCGAGTTAGCGTACAAACAACGAATGCCAAGTTGTCAGCCCTATTTAGGAGCTGCATTATCCCTTCAAGGTACTCGTATTCTCGcaagtgaaaaaaaatctaattggAATCTACACGATTCAAAGACGAGCCTTACGTCAAAACCTCCTGTg GTGCCTTTGACTAAGAAGAAATCTGTAGTACATAGTCAGATCGGACCAGTGATCGTCGATCTGATCGAAGAATTGGAAATTCAATTGGAtcaagaattttattcttattataaaacgGAATCACCTAATCACAGACAAGCACTACCAGCGACAGCACCAGTTTTCCCAAGAGGTTCCAAATCATCTGTACCATTCGAGAAACCTGACAGAATGACAAAAAGTACGTCTGCTGGAACAGTTCGTACTCGCGCGTGTATGAAACATTCTCATTTGGATCAG TCTAAGGTAACATATAAGGAAAAAACTTCAAATCAAAAAATTACGAGAAAAGTACGTACCACTCCTATCACGACGAACGCTAAACGCGAAGTGTCGTCTACGAGGCAGACATTGCTTTCGAAGATTATGGCTTTGCAACAACAATCATCCTACACTGTACCGAAAGTAAACAAATCGTTTAAGAAGAACGAGGAAAAG atGATTCACACGGCTGTGCGAGATGCtatgaagaaatataagaGAACTGGAAATATTACAGCTAATGTACCAACCATACCGCCATTACCATCTTTACTTACACCACGTAACAAAGTCACTCATACgtcaacgataaaaaataaaagtcgaACATATTCGAAAAAgacgaatgagaaaagaaacaaagttaTGACGGACGTTCCAGATATATATGCTTTTGGTCTTAGCTTaacaaaatag
- the LOC127069635 gene encoding tubulin glycylase 3A-like isoform X2, giving the protein MNAINDAPPSFWKFGEEKVENKNTENIDNSVVKCDDQLEIHHDAKKNEEKLTEDSPCEVMDSDLSMELSPTLQERFLRIKQKVKDAINARHTFMIYGRARVIRETLLKRGWCEKLFRRNSNVEQYLHIESNPIILLRGIGDLKDQQNERQLISRMLSNHTVDFLWNTGSEWPGWPSQENKTTVFNRFYRAGFTSKIGLCSNVRQMHWYYEAGVANTLFPRCYNICQGDQMHAFIEDFRFTTCLSLLKWLVDKIDTEGENATRSPTGTIPLKALDFAIKRCSDYISAQSHEDIDRETEKVWSHQWDQFIGWYYKIVSDDAVFIRNNVPFHKYFLAARHLLKKIKKYWPQIDMDGIMNVWILKPGNKSRGRGIVLMNKLDQVIAKVNPSTKADARYVVQKYIERPLLIYNTKFDIRQWFIVTCAQPLTVWMFKESYLRFCSQKFSLTDFHESIHLCNHAVQCKYKNSIDRDPALPTDNMWDATTFKEYLRSQGHGEAWDEHIYPGMKQGLVGSLLASQEAMDRRKNSFELYGADFMVMDDFSVWLIEINSHPDMSYSSSVTTRLCRQVMEDTIKVVVDYRENKNADTGQFELAYKQRMPSCQPYLGAALSLQGTRILASEKKSNWNLHDSKTSLTSKPPVVPLTKKKSVVHSQIGPVIVDLIEELEIQLDQEFYSYYKTESPNHRQALPATAPVFPRGSKSSVPFEKPDRMTKSTSAGTVRTRACMKHSHLDQSKVTYKEKTSNQKITRKVRTTPITTNAKREVSSTRQTLLSKIMALQQQSSYTVPKVNKSFKKNEEKMIHTAVRDAMKKYKRTGNITANVPTIPPLPSLLTPRNKVTHTSTIKNKSRTYSKKTNEKRNKVMTDVPDIYAFGLSLTK; this is encoded by the exons ATGAATGCCATCAACGATGCACCGCCAAGTTTCTGGAAATTCGGTGAGGAAAAAgtggaaaacaaaaatacggAGAACATCGATAATTCTGTCGTAAAGTGTGACGATCAACTAGAGATTCATCACGACGctaaaaaaaatgaggaaaagCTTACAGaag ATTCTCCTTGCGAGGTCATGGACTCTGATTTATCAATGGAATTATCACCGACACTGCAAGAAAGATTTTTACGTATCAAACAGAAAGTGAAAGATGCTATAAATGCTCGTCATACGTTTATGATATACGGAAGAGCAAGAGTGATTCGTGAAACTTTGCTTAAGAGAGGATGGTGCGAAAAATTGTTTAGAAGAAATTCAAATG tCGAACAGTATTTACACATCGAGTCTAAtccaataatattattgagaGGTATCGGTGACTTGAAAGACCAACAAAATGAGAGACAATTAATTTCAAGAATGCTGAGCAATCATACCGTTGACTTCTTATGGAATACAGGATCGGAATGGCCCGGTTGGCCTtcgcaagaaaataaaaccaCGGTGTTCAATAGGTTCTATCGCGCTGGCTTTACTTCTAAG ATTGGTCTATGTTCAAACGTCAGACAGATGCATTGGTATTACGAGGCTGGAGTAGCCAACACTCTATTTCCACGTTGCTATAATATATGTCAGGGTGATCAGATGCATGCATTTATTGAAGATTTTCG ATTCACCACTTGCCTGAGTCTCTTGAAGTGGCTGGTAGACAAAATCGATACCGAAGGTGAGAACGCAACGCGATCACCAACAGGTACGATACCTTTGAAAGCTCTCGACTTTGCTATCAAAAGATGCAGCGATTATATCAGTGCACAATCGCACGAGGACATCGATCGAGAAACTGAAAAGGTTTGGTCTCATCAATGGGACCAGTTTATTGGAtggtattataaaattgtttcagACGATGCTGTATTCATTCGCAACAATGTACCTTTTCAT aaatacttCCTGGCAGCACgacatttgttaaaaaagattaaaaagtattGGCCACAGATCGATATGGATGGTATTATGAACGTTTGGATATTAAAACCAGGAAATAAAAGTCGTGGTCGTGGGATAGTATTAATGAACAAACTCGACCAAGTTATTGCAAAAGTTAATCCCTCGACCAAAGCAGATGCTCGTTATGtcgttcaaaaatatattg AACGGCcacttttaatttataacacAAAATTCGATATAAGACAGTGGTTCATCGTGACGTGTGCACAACCCTTAACTGTATGGATGTTTAA aGAGAGCTATCTACGATTTTGTTCGCAAAAATTCTCCCTTACGGATTTTCACGAGTCGATTCATCTCTGCAATCACGCGGTTCAATGCAAGTATAAAAATAGCATTGATAGAGATCCAGCACTTCCGACAGATAATATGTGGGATGCTACGACTTTCAAAGAGTATTTGAG ATCTCAAGGTCATGGTGAAGCATGGGACGAGCATATTTATCCTGGTATGAAGCAAGGTTTAGTGGGATCCCTTTTGGCCAGTCAGGAAGCGATGGATCGTCGAAAAAATAGTTTTGAATTATACGGAGCCGACTTTATGGTTATGGACGATTTTTCTGTGTGGCTTATCGAAATTAACAGTCATCCAGATATGAGCTATTCTAGTAGCGTGACTACACGTTTATGTAGACAAGTCATGGAGGATACTATCAAAG TGGTAGTAgattatcgagaaaataagaacGCTGATACAGGACAATTCGAGTTAGCGTACAAACAACGAATGCCAAGTTGTCAGCCCTATTTAGGAGCTGCATTATCCCTTCAAGGTACTCGTATTCTCGcaagtgaaaaaaaatctaattggAATCTACACGATTCAAAGACGAGCCTTACGTCAAAACCTCCTGTg GTGCCTTTGACTAAGAAGAAATCTGTAGTACATAGTCAGATCGGACCAGTGATCGTCGATCTGATCGAAGAATTGGAAATTCAATTGGAtcaagaattttattcttattataaaacgGAATCACCTAATCACAGACAAGCACTACCAGCGACAGCACCAGTTTTCCCAAGAGGTTCCAAATCATCTGTACCATTCGAGAAACCTGACAGAATGACAAAAAGTACGTCTGCTGGAACAGTTCGTACTCGCGCGTGTATGAAACATTCTCATTTGGATCAG TCTAAGGTAACATATAAGGAAAAAACTTCAAATCAAAAAATTACGAGAAAAGTACGTACCACTCCTATCACGACGAACGCTAAACGCGAAGTGTCGTCTACGAGGCAGACATTGCTTTCGAAGATTATGGCTTTGCAACAACAATCATCCTACACTGTACCGAAAGTAAACAAATCGTTTAAGAAGAACGAGGAAAAG atGATTCACACGGCTGTGCGAGATGCtatgaagaaatataagaGAACTGGAAATATTACAGCTAATGTACCAACCATACCGCCATTACCATCTTTACTTACACCACGTAACAAAGTCACTCATACgtcaacgataaaaaataaaagtcgaACATATTCGAAAAAgacgaatgagaaaagaaacaaagttaTGACGGACGTTCCAGATATATATGCTTTTGGTCTTAGCTTaacaaaatag
- the LOC127069729 gene encoding mannose-P-dolichol utilization defect 1 protein homolog: protein MASYIKNMSLFLFTKKCIKIYFDDLNFLHVECFKETLSKILGLGIIAGSLLVKVPQIVKIFKNKDSKGINIFSVLLDLFAITAMTSYSFVSGFPFSSWGDGVSLGIQTLIIALLVFHFNGDNATATAFLAGYISILSAVVSGLTPINLLWTCQAMNIPIVLISKFIQAYTNYSNGSTGQLSAITGFMLFFGSLARIFTSIQETGDITMIVMYSCSTFANAILAAQILYYWNVETVDSKKKDKTKKKE from the exons ATGGCCTCTTATATTAAGAATAtgtctttattcctttttacgaaaaaatgtatcaaaatatatttcgacgATCTGAATTTTCTACACg TTGAATGTTTCAAGGAAACACTGAGTAAAATTTTAGGACTTGGCATCATCGCTGGATCCTTATTGG tgAAAGTGCCacaaattgttaaaatttttaaaaataaagatagcaAAGGTATCAATATCTTTAGCGTATTGTTAGATTTATTTGCTATCACTGCTATGACATCTTATAGTTTTGTGAGTGGTTTTCCATTCAG ctCATGGGGAGATGGAGTATCGTTAGGTATACAGACACTAATAATTGCATTATTGGTTTTTCACTTTAATGGCGATAATGCAACAGCAACGGCCTTTCTGGCAggttatatatctatacttaGCGCCGTTGTAAGTGGTTTAACACCAATTAATTTACTTTGGACCTGTCAAGCAATGAATATACCTATTGTTCTTATTAGCAAG TTCATACAAGCTTACACAAATTATTCTAATGGAAGTACCGGCCAATTATCTGCAATAACAGGTTTTATGCTTTTCTTTGGTTCATTGGCAAGAATATTTACTTCTATTCAAGAAACTGGAGATATAACTATGATAGTTATGTATTCGTGTTCAACTTTTGCGAATGCCATTTTAGCTGCacaaattctttattattggAATGTTGAAACTGTAGattctaagaaaaaagataaaactaaaaaaaaggaataa